The Echinicola jeungdonensis genome segment GTTTTGTGCCTACCATTTGGACCAATACCCTGAGGGCAATGAAAACCTGGGCCCCAAAGCTTCCTTGGAAGGCAGGAATATTGGTCAGGATTTCACCATTAAAGATGGTTGGCGAATGTATCATGGCTCCAAAGTTCCGGGGTTCCCAGCCCACCCACATAAAGGTTTTGAAACGGTGACTTTGGTGGAAAAAGGATTGGCAGACCATTCCGATTCTCTTGGAGCCGCTGGTAGGTTTGGACAGGGAGATGTGCAATGGATGACTGCTGGAAAGGGTGTGATGCATAGTGAGATGTTTCCTTTGTTGAACCAGGACAAAGAAAATCCATTATTGCTTTTCCAACTTTGGCTCAATTTGCCCAAAGCTAGCAAGAATGTCTCTCCCCATTTCAAAATGTTATGGGCAGAAGATATTCCAGTACATACCATTACGGATGAAGAAGGAAGGAAAACAAAGATAAAAGTGGTGGCTGGGAAAATTGGCGAAACCCAGGCCCTCCCTCCTAATCCGGATTCTTGGGCTGCTGACCCTGAAAACCATGTAGCCATCTGGACCATCAAGGTGGAACCATATGCAAAATGGACCTTGCCAGCAGCTGTAAAA includes the following:
- a CDS encoding pirin family protein, coding for MNNSQNEAIKKIRQLGFQWQTQDPFLFCAYHLDQYPEGNENLGPKASLEGRNIGQDFTIKDGWRMYHGSKVPGFPAHPHKGFETVTLVEKGLADHSDSLGAAGRFGQGDVQWMTAGKGVMHSEMFPLLNQDKENPLLLFQLWLNLPKASKNVSPHFKMLWAEDIPVHTITDEEGRKTKIKVVAGKIGETQALPPNPDSWAADPENHVAIWTIKVEPYAKWTLPAAVKEANRSLFFYKGDKLNTEGYEIPEGHSIDLQGDKAISFVNGEEPAELLFLQGKPIGEPVVQHGPFVMNNMDEIYEAIRDFQNTQFGGWPWPNNEPTHPKEKGRFAKHANGKVEEKG